From a single Chitinophaga sp. Cy-1792 genomic region:
- a CDS encoding fumarylacetoacetate hydrolase family protein, whose amino-acid sequence MKLIRFGLAGAEKPGVATDAGMFDVSAFGEDYGEKFFETNGLQRLAEWWAANSSSCPQVPAGTRLGSAIARPSKIVCIGLNYADHAKETNAAIPAEPIVFFKSTSSLVGPNDNLIIPRNSEKTDWEVELAVVIGKKASYVEEKDALEYVAGYCLHNDYSERAFQLERGGQWVKGKSNDTFAPLGPWLATQDEIADVNNLRLWLTVNGKTMQDGTTANLIFKIPFLVSYLSQFMTLLPGDVISTGTPAGVGLGMNPQVYLKPGDVVELGIDNLGSSKQTAVAYK is encoded by the coding sequence ATGAAACTTATCAGGTTTGGTTTAGCAGGAGCTGAAAAGCCAGGTGTTGCAACAGATGCCGGCATGTTTGATGTTAGCGCATTTGGCGAAGATTATGGAGAGAAATTTTTTGAGACGAATGGTCTGCAACGCCTCGCTGAATGGTGGGCTGCCAACAGTAGCAGCTGTCCGCAGGTACCTGCCGGTACCCGCCTGGGATCTGCTATCGCACGCCCTTCCAAAATAGTTTGTATCGGCCTCAACTACGCCGACCACGCTAAAGAAACAAATGCAGCGATCCCTGCAGAACCAATCGTGTTCTTTAAAAGTACTTCCTCGCTGGTAGGTCCTAACGATAACCTCATCATCCCGCGTAACAGCGAAAAAACTGACTGGGAAGTAGAACTGGCGGTGGTGATAGGTAAAAAAGCCAGCTACGTGGAAGAGAAAGATGCACTGGAGTATGTTGCCGGCTACTGCCTGCACAACGACTACAGCGAACGTGCATTCCAGCTGGAAAGAGGTGGTCAGTGGGTAAAAGGTAAAAGTAATGATACCTTCGCGCCTTTAGGCCCATGGCTCGCTACACAGGACGAAATCGCCGATGTCAACAACCTGCGTTTATGGCTTACCGTTAACGGCAAAACCATGCAGGACGGTACTACTGCCAACCTGATCTTCAAAATACCTTTCCTGGTATCTTACCTCAGCCAGTTCATGACCCTGCTCCCGGGTGATGTGATCTCTACCGGCACTCCTGCTGGTGTAGGCCTCGGTATGAACCCACAGGTATACCTGAAACCAGGAGACGTTGTTGAACTGGGTATCGATAACCTGGGATCTTCCAAACAAACGGCTGTAGCCTATAAATAA
- a CDS encoding L-rhamnose mutarotase: protein MARYCLALDLVDDPQLIGEYETYHRDVWPEIKKSITDSGITGMEIYRAGNRLFMIMETDASFSFERKGAMDATNPKVQEWEQLMWKYQQAIPVAKPGEKWVMMDRIFSL from the coding sequence ATGGCAAGATATTGTCTGGCTTTAGATCTGGTAGATGACCCACAGCTGATAGGCGAGTATGAAACCTATCACCGGGATGTCTGGCCGGAAATAAAAAAGAGCATCACCGACAGCGGTATCACCGGCATGGAAATCTATCGCGCTGGTAACCGTTTGTTTATGATCATGGAAACGGATGCCTCGTTCTCTTTCGAACGCAAAGGTGCGATGGACGCCACTAATCCTAAGGTACAGGAATGGGAACAGTTGATGTGGAAATATCAGCAGGCCATCCCTGTTGCAAAACCAGGGGAGAAGTGGGTAATGATGGACAGAATTTTTTCTTTATAG